A window of Carassius carassius chromosome 44, fCarCar2.1, whole genome shotgun sequence contains these coding sequences:
- the LOC132126370 gene encoding uncharacterized protein LOC132126370 → MSKRLQLSHDGHDECDEDIRPYTRQFNHGHGENSEELDMLSTKQWQKDGINEIDEATIKKSEVQNTKSLLGMIDTYDRPASASAEGGYAEQDLYASGFENKPGKRLPKAGYLAEAGVGRARAEYSVFEAEAKGPSASFDAEAKLGKLGAMARAEIASASAKAGPIGVKVGLGFDTGASIGVGGMEAKILGIGFSFGSKMGLSFLGSEVSFSFL, encoded by the exons ATGTCTAAAAGACTACAGTTAAGCCACGATGGACATGACGAATGTG ATGAAGACATTAGACCTTATACCAGACAATTTAACCATGGACATGGAGAAAACA gtgaaGAGTTAGACATGCTGTCTACCAAACAGTGGCAGAAAGATGGCATAAATGAAATTGATGAGGCTACTATCAAAAAGTCAGAAGTGCAAAATACGAAATCCTTACTTGGCATGATTGACACGTACGACAGACCAGCGAGTGCCAGTGCAGAAGGAGGTTATGCTGAACAAGACTTATATGCATCAGGTTTTGAAAACAAACCAGGAAAGAGGCTTCCCAAGGCTGGATACCTTGCAGAAGCAGGAGTTGGACGAGCTCGTGCTGAATACAGTGTATTTGAAGCTGAAGCCAAAGGTCCAAGTGCCTCATTTGATGCCGAAGCCAAACTGGGTAAACTCGGAGCAATGGCTCGAGCTGAAATTGCCAGTGCATCAGCTAAAGCCGGTCCAATTGGTGTGAAAGTGGGACTAGGCTTTGACACGGGTGCATCTATTGGTGTGGGTGGGATGGAGGCCAAAATCCTGGGAATTGGATTCTCATTTGGTTCAAAGATGGGATTATCCTTTCTGGGTTCAGAAGTGTCATTTTCATTCCTTTAG